The sequence ATGATGATCCCACGATCATAATACGCCCTAAACCCACGCATACCAACGAATAGGCATTACCAATCATAATTTAAAAACACTTGCCCAATTTTAGAAACTCTTTCTACACAGGAATAACAATTAAACTCAACAATTAAAACTAACCCTAGAACGCCATAATTACAATAAAACAAAGGCGCAGTCAATTACCAGAGACAGGTAAAGGTACGTCTAAGGTATTTAACCGCACCATTTAATTAACCCAGCAAACCGCGATTAATACCACACAGGCATAGAAGCAATATCTTTATAATCTAAAGACTGCTATCTATAATGTATGGTCGAGGGGATCAAGAAGAAGATACTTGATTACCTTACAGGCAACAGGGGCAGGGAATTCACGGCAGAAGAAATAGCAAGAGCTGTGGGTGAGGAAAGGGTCAATGTAATTAAGGCGCAATTAACGAGGTTAATAAAGGACGGAAAGGTAGTAAAGACAAACGGAAAATACAAAGCCACATAAATACATAAAGAGGTAAGAAAACTAAAAATTAGCCTTAATTGATCCGGCGGCCATACTCATCAACATGCACAAACTTCACTGCTAATTAAGGACAATAACGAAAATAACTTAATTACTCGAATCCCCGTCCTCGCTTTTGGGTTTCTTACTTCGTTGTTGCTTTAGCTTATGCATGTTTGTGTTGTTTGGTTTGTTGGTATGTATGTTGTTGCCGTGCATGTCACCGTCTTCGTACCGAGAGACGTCTGTATTGTTGCCTGCCAAGTGACCACGTAACTAGTTGGTGGCGAGAGACCCATTTGGGCGGCTTGGGCCAGTGATATACTGCCTATGTATGCCGTGACATTGACCGAGTGAGGCATTAACTCAACCGGTAGGTACTCTGGTTGTAGGCTCAGCGTGACACCATTATCATACGACACGGTGATGCTTGATGAAATAATGCTTATTGCATACGGGTTTGGATTCTCAAGCCACATGTTGAAGTAAATAACAACACTAACCAAGCGAACTCTGACTTGAAACACCCCAATTAGCCGAAACAAGCTTGGGAGGCTTAAAGGTCATGTAGGGGTAGAGAAAAACGAGAATCAAGGCAATAACAACAACGGCAACAGCCAAAACCAAAATTAAACCACGAAAACGCATACAAAGGTAAAGCCTAGGGCCTAAATTTAAGTATTCACAGTGCTGCCATTGCTTACGTAATTGCACTATTTATAGCGTTCACGAGCTTACTAACGCCCTTCCCTCCCGGTCTTACATCTTCAATAACCTCAACTCCATTATTACTTAACTTCACTTTCACGTTATTCGGCACAGCATGGCGAGTGATGAGCATTACCTTCCCCGGCCTAAACTGCCTGACGTACGGTATAACCTGCCCATCAATATCTCTCTCCCAAACCTCATAAGGCAACGCCTTACACTCAATCAATAAGTCAATCCCACTACCCGACTTAACTAAGTCATTAACACCGTCAAACCTACCCCTGACAACAACAATATCAGGTCTAACGGCCCTTCTACCTGGTGGTCTAACAAACCTTAACTTACCGTTTTCAAGAACAATGTTAGCATCCAGAAACACATGAATAGCCGGGTCTACTTGGAATTCAAGCCACATTGTGAAATCGCCATGTGGCGTATTGAGTATTGTGAAGCTGGTTCCACCACCCTGCTCAAACCAAACAGTCACTGGCCTGCTAATGAACGGTTCATTCGCTTCCCAACTCCTCCTTATCAAACTCCTTGTACTCAATGTCTCGGCGACCTTTGTGGCAATCCAATTCTCGTAGATTAGGGACATCGTTGTTTTAATCCCCCTAATCCTACCTGCATCACTCGGTATGCTTAATTCAGTGAAGTAGTAAATCCTCGGAATATTGAAAAATTCACTAAGTCTAGAGGCATGACCCATGAACCTCAACTCACCACCAATCAACCCCCAATAACTCCTGGCCTCATTAGCCATCATCACGAACTCACTAAATAACTCATTCAATAGACCCCTCAACTCAGGATTTTTTATTCTGAAATTAACATCACTTAACCAATCATTTACCGCATCCTCGATAGCCCTACTCTCACACTTTGTATAGTCCACCGTATTTACGTAATTACCAGGTGAGCACCTAGTGACACCGCCATAGCCGCTCCTACTGAAGTGGAATATGAATATCCAGGACGGGACATTGCTCGGTATTTCATATACGTGCTCATCACCATCATGCTTAACGAGCTTGCCGACCTCGGAAACGTGAACAAGTTCATTACCAATGAGGACGTAGGCATACTCAGAACCACGGGTACCGCCTCTCCTCAATTCACTAATAAGCATAAACCATCCACAGGAAACTAGCAAGCAGGTGCAATTAAGCATTCTGCACTTCGACTAAAGTGTGTACGACCCAACATATTTAGTACTTCTTATCGTAGATCTTTACCTAATAGGTCATAATTAATGGGATAATGGTTGCCCTAATCAGCGTTATCGTGATTATTTCCGATATCGTTAATGTTTCGTACGCATAGTCATAACTTATTGGTAAATATGTCACTATTGGTTGCGGCATTCATGTTCAAGGTTTTAGATAAACATGATCCATCATTCGATTAACTACCTAAAATCAACAGAGGAGGCAGGGCGCGGGGTCTCGCGCAGAACTTGAACTTCATTTTTAATTCGATAAGTAGTCCTGCATTGCTGAAGCGGGATATTACCATGAAGGTAAGCTATGGGGTTAGTCTTTTGTGGTTTACGGCAGTCCAACCTCATTCATTACATCATTTAATTCCTTGAGTTGTTTCCTGACACTAACTGTTGCATGTATTACGTAGACCAGTGAGTATATGACTAATGATGCCAATACGCAAAGAAGCGCTATGTATGCAATGTACATGATCATGCGAATTTCGCAAATGGCGGTACATACATCGTGATAGCAGGGGTAAATAGCACCACAATTATTAATATAGCTACTACGGCTATCGAAATTAACCTAAGCCTCCTCAGGGCATTGCCAACCATCGTGTGGGCATCAATTATTAAGTCAAGGAAGCGCGGCAGTAGGCTTATGAGTACTCCATAACGGTAAAACACCGTTCCCCTTACCACGCTTAATGGGTATTGAACCTCCACGTTTTCGCGTGCCTGTGATAATAGGTTTAGTACTTGATTCATCTCCGTCCTTATCAACTGTATCAACTGTGGGTTATTGCTTACAATTAAGTAAATAAGTCTTAACTTATACAACCTCAATTATTTCACAAACACAACATACATAATGCATGCCTGAAGTACCAATTCCTTAGCTCCTTGTGTCTCGAGGATTAAAATACGTGTTTTCTGATTAATACCCCCGGAGCAAGTCCTCAGTCACACGCCTCTTACCGCTCCTGATCATACTGATGAGGTTAAGCGTGACGCCCAAGTCACGGGCCTTAACACCCTTCTGCTCCATAACATAATTAATAATCCTAACCCTAACATCATTAGAAATCCCACTAAGTTCATAAAGCTGGCAATCAACCATTGATTTGCCGGTAATTACTTGGCAAGCACGTATTTAAGCCTTCCGAGAATGACTGACACGGAGCACGGGAATGGCTCGGTCACGTGATGATTAGGGGTTGAACAGGGGACTGGCGGGCCCGGTGGGATTCGAACCCACGACCTACGGGTTAAGAGCCCGCCGCTCTACCTGGCTGAGCTACGGGCCCGTGCTCTACTTTTTGCTTTGTGTTTTTAAGGTTTTTCAGTGGGTGTCTT is a genomic window of Vulcanisaeta souniana JCM 11219 containing:
- a CDS encoding TrmB family transcriptional regulator, yielding MVEGIKKKILDYLTGNRGREFTAEEIARAVGEERVNVIKAQLTRLIKDGKVVKTNGKYKAT